One segment of Pseudodesulfovibrio sp. 5S69 DNA contains the following:
- a CDS encoding molybdenum cofactor biosynthesis protein MoaE, producing MDINKALADLKKEPGFVENVGMVLVHNGVVRGWSRKGHEEVTSIEITPDFEKMEEIRQEIEAREGIFRAWCHANAGHMKPGDDVLFLIVAGDIRENVKAALADFLDRVKSEAVTKKEIFA from the coding sequence ATGGATATCAACAAGGCCCTGGCCGATCTGAAGAAGGAGCCCGGTTTCGTCGAGAACGTGGGCATGGTCCTGGTGCACAACGGCGTGGTTCGCGGCTGGTCCCGCAAGGGGCACGAGGAGGTCACCTCCATCGAGATCACGCCCGATTTCGAGAAGATGGAGGAAATCCGGCAGGAGATCGAGGCCCGCGAGGGGATATTCCGGGCCTGGTGCCACGCCAACGCAGGCCACATGAAGCCCGGCGACGACGTGCTGTTCCTGATCGTGGCCGGCGACATCCGCGAGAACGTCAAGGCCGCGCTGGCCGACTTCCTCGACCGCGTCAAATCCGAGGCCGTGACCAAGAAAGAGATATTCGCGTAG
- a CDS encoding nitroreductase family protein, giving the protein MSMSVKEAIGARHSVRSFTGEPVSEAALEELLEAARQAPSSLNSQPWRFIPVSDEATREWIASSEVSKKQRWLAGAPAILVCCADLEGYVRDTQASAFFYKEHKVMDEEPTQGVLDYAENAEKSSETARFGASAMNVALAVSFIMLRAVELGLGTCWVGMFNEAPLKERFGLTKDQRVVCLLAVGHPDESSVPPRRRKSLDEIVLK; this is encoded by the coding sequence ATGTCCATGTCCGTCAAGGAAGCCATCGGTGCCCGGCACAGCGTGCGTTCGTTTACCGGGGAGCCCGTATCCGAAGCGGCGCTTGAAGAGTTGCTGGAGGCGGCCCGGCAGGCCCCGTCCAGCCTGAATTCCCAGCCATGGAGGTTCATTCCGGTCAGCGACGAGGCGACCCGTGAGTGGATCGCGTCGAGCGAGGTATCCAAGAAGCAGCGCTGGCTGGCGGGCGCTCCGGCCATCCTGGTCTGCTGCGCGGACCTCGAGGGCTATGTCCGCGACACCCAGGCGAGCGCCTTTTTCTACAAGGAGCACAAGGTGATGGACGAGGAACCCACTCAGGGTGTCCTGGATTACGCCGAAAACGCGGAGAAATCCTCCGAGACCGCCCGGTTCGGCGCTTCGGCCATGAACGTGGCCCTGGCCGTGTCCTTCATCATGCTCCGTGCCGTGGAGCTCGGCCTGGGCACCTGCTGGGTGGGCATGTTCAACGAGGCCCCGCTCAAGGAGCGGTTCGGCCTGACCAAGGACCAGCGCGTGGTCTGCCTCCTGGCCGTGGGCCATCCCGACGAATCCTCGGTCCCGCCCCGCAGGCGCAAGTCCCTGGACGAGATCGTCCTCAAGTAA
- a CDS encoding TetR/AcrR family transcriptional regulator gives MNESPDVNTKKALLLAAMEVFADKGFDSATVRDICGLAKANVAAVNYHYGSKDGLYAAVLEEIFPKDEEWISGDDGNRPPEERLHRFIKGLAEEIYTQSTGQIAQKWAIFLREMAKPSHNLDLIVQHQVQPRANELRDILTLLLGPKTPDQTLAYCSSNIWALMLDHLLTQPILDRLTPHRPNLGLDVEDFADHVFRFALGGINGVKQRA, from the coding sequence ATGAACGAATCCCCGGACGTCAATACCAAAAAAGCCCTTTTGCTCGCCGCCATGGAGGTTTTCGCGGACAAAGGCTTCGATTCGGCCACGGTGCGGGACATCTGCGGCCTGGCCAAGGCCAACGTGGCCGCCGTGAACTACCATTACGGCAGCAAGGACGGCCTGTACGCGGCCGTTCTCGAAGAGATTTTCCCCAAGGACGAGGAGTGGATCTCCGGCGACGACGGCAACCGACCCCCGGAGGAGCGGCTGCACCGGTTCATCAAGGGGCTGGCCGAGGAGATCTACACCCAGAGCACAGGGCAGATCGCCCAGAAATGGGCCATCTTCCTGCGCGAAATGGCCAAGCCGAGCCACAACCTGGACCTCATCGTCCAGCATCAGGTCCAACCGCGCGCCAACGAGCTGCGCGATATCCTGACCCTGCTCCTCGGCCCGAAAACGCCGGACCAGACCCTGGCCTATTGCAGCTCGAACATCTGGGCGTTGATGCTCGACCATCTGTTGACCCAGCCCATTCTGGACCGGCTCACCCCGCACCGGCCCAACCTGGGCCTGGACGTGGAGGATTTCGCGGACCACGTGTTCCGCTTCGCCCTGGGCGGCATCAATGGAGTAAAACAACGCGCGTAG
- the ispH gene encoding 4-hydroxy-3-methylbut-2-enyl diphosphate reductase, protein MEVILAETAGFCMGVDMALTKLDQLVAGPDGHPIYILGPIIHNPQVLRRYADKGVIMVHDPAEVPAGAHVVIRAHGITRQVEASLRDRNVRIKDATCPRVKKAQLLIERNTSDDSELLLYGEADHPEVAGLVSYARNGHFVFGSADELAGHPLTPGRRYILAAQTTQDRVQFEAIAEDLVGREDIDVVVLETICDATKLRQTEARNLARTVDFMVVVGGYNSGNTRRLAQVVSEQGTPCKHVETVDELPLDDLARYKHIGVTAGASTPRTLIDKVLAGLESL, encoded by the coding sequence GTGGAAGTCATTTTAGCCGAAACCGCGGGGTTTTGCATGGGCGTGGACATGGCCCTGACCAAGCTCGACCAGTTGGTCGCCGGGCCCGACGGCCACCCCATCTACATCCTCGGCCCGATCATCCATAACCCCCAGGTCCTCAGACGTTACGCCGACAAGGGCGTGATCATGGTCCACGATCCCGCCGAGGTCCCGGCCGGGGCGCACGTGGTCATCCGGGCCCACGGCATCACCCGCCAGGTGGAGGCCTCCCTGCGCGACCGCAACGTCCGGATCAAGGACGCCACCTGCCCGCGTGTCAAGAAGGCGCAGTTGCTCATAGAACGCAACACTTCCGACGACAGCGAGCTGCTCCTCTACGGCGAGGCCGACCATCCCGAGGTGGCCGGACTGGTCAGCTATGCCCGGAACGGCCATTTCGTGTTCGGGTCCGCCGACGAACTGGCCGGGCACCCGCTGACCCCGGGCAGACGCTATATCCTGGCCGCCCAGACCACCCAGGACCGGGTCCAGTTCGAGGCCATCGCCGAGGACCTGGTCGGGCGCGAGGACATCGATGTGGTCGTGCTTGAGACCATCTGCGACGCCACCAAACTGCGCCAGACCGAGGCCCGGAACCTGGCCCGGACCGTGGACTTCATGGTCGTGGTCGGCGGCTACAACAGCGGCAATACCCGCCGCCTCGCCCAGGTGGTCTCCGAACAGGGCACGCCCTGCAAACACGTCGAGACCGTGGACGAACTGCCGCTCGACGACCTGGCCCGATACAAACACATCGGCGTCACCGCCGGCGCCTCCACCCCCCGCACCCTCATCGACAAGGTCCTCGCCGGCCTCGAATCGCTGTAG
- the moaA gene encoding GTP 3',8-cyclase MoaA, which translates to MHKHLEDKHGREVSYMRISVTDRCNLRCTYCAGEGMEFIPHPDILRYEEIEELIAMARNLGVQKIRFTGGEPFVRKGFADFMIKAAQRFTDMDLCVTTNATLIGPDVERLAAAGIRRVNISLDTLDPEKFVTITGRDHFAVVRENIDRCLAAGMTLKINAVAMKNVNDDELGDFIEFARTHPVDFRFIEFMPVGTETGWDDSRVWTAAEILSEARAFAELVPVTRSGERRHGPARMYEIKGGQGRIGLISPYTDHFCSTCNRLRITSDGNLRTCLFSDKVYRLRPALRHPALGMDQVEKIIRLAGKNKPIGNELLRRMRASDHGVCKTRMASIGG; encoded by the coding sequence ATGCACAAGCATCTGGAGGACAAGCACGGCCGCGAGGTCAGCTACATGCGCATCAGCGTGACCGACCGCTGCAACCTGCGCTGCACGTACTGTGCGGGCGAGGGCATGGAGTTCATCCCGCACCCGGACATCCTGCGGTACGAGGAGATCGAGGAACTCATCGCCATGGCCCGCAACCTCGGCGTGCAGAAGATCCGCTTCACCGGCGGCGAGCCCTTTGTGCGCAAGGGATTCGCGGATTTCATGATCAAGGCCGCGCAACGCTTCACCGACATGGACCTGTGCGTGACCACCAACGCCACGCTCATCGGCCCGGACGTGGAGCGGCTGGCCGCGGCGGGCATCAGGCGGGTGAACATCTCCCTGGACACCCTGGACCCGGAGAAGTTCGTGACCATCACCGGCCGCGACCATTTTGCCGTGGTCCGGGAGAACATCGACCGCTGCCTGGCCGCGGGCATGACCCTGAAGATCAACGCCGTGGCCATGAAGAACGTCAACGACGATGAGCTGGGCGACTTCATCGAGTTCGCCCGCACCCATCCCGTGGACTTCCGGTTCATCGAGTTCATGCCCGTGGGCACGGAGACCGGCTGGGACGACAGCCGGGTCTGGACCGCGGCCGAGATACTGTCCGAGGCCCGGGCCTTTGCCGAACTCGTGCCGGTGACCAGGTCCGGCGAGCGCCGTCACGGCCCGGCCCGCATGTACGAGATCAAGGGCGGCCAGGGGCGCATCGGCCTTATCTCCCCGTACACCGACCATTTCTGTTCCACCTGCAACCGGCTGCGTATCACCTCGGACGGCAACCTGCGGACCTGCCTCTTCTCGGACAAGGTCTACCGGCTGCGTCCGGCCCTGCGCCATCCCGCCCTGGGCATGGACCAGGTCGAGAAGATCATCCGTCTTGCCGGCAAGAACAAGCCCATCGGCAACGAGCTGCTGCGCCGCATGCGTGCCTCGGATCACGGCGTCTGCAAGACCCGCATGGCCTCCATTGGCGGGTAG